In Blastopirellula marina, the DNA window ACGATGCTCTTGTTGGCAGCGAGCGTCAATTTTTCTTCCAGCAACTTCTGGGAAACCGTGGCTGGATTCGTGTTGGGCATCTCCAGAAAGGTAGTGATTCCCCCCTTCGCACAAGCACGACTCCCCGAGCGAAGATCCTCTTTATTGGTCAAACCAGGATCTCGCATATGGACGTGGGCATCGATCACACCTGGGATCAGCGTCATGCCGTAAGCGTAGACCGTTTCGTCCACTTTTACCGATTCGGCCGGATCGATCTCGGCAATCTGCGCACCATCGATCAGCACAGAGGTCTTTTGAGGGCCGTCCGGCAAAATCACCGTAGCGTTCTTAATTAGCGTTTTCATTCAATATCCTGCGGTCGAAAACGAGGGACCCACGCGAAAGTAGGGGGTGGCCGACTCGATAGAAGCCGTCGGCGAGGTACGTGGGGCGCTAGATTGTGTTCGATACGGCCTAGCCGGGCGCATAGCAGATGCCCGAATCCAGAACGTAAACGACTACTATAAGAAGTTTCGCCCCCCTATGAAAGCGGCCTGGATAGTCGTTAAACGCAGAGTCTGAAGTGAAAATGGGCGATTTTAATCATTCGTTCCGTGCGATCCACCGCTCTCGTCGCCAATTCTGCTGAAAGCCGCGAGCAAGGGGAGTTACCCTATACTTGCCTTCGCAACTAAAATAAAGAGTTCACTTTACCCACCTTATTCAGGCAGGCCGTCCCTATCCCTGGTAGATGCTATCAAGCGAGCGGCACGCCTGACCGATTCACCTATCGAGGAACGAATTCCCTTCGCCAACCGAAGGTCCGATAAGAACGGTCATGCTGTCTGGTATTACGCTGCTCATAATCGCCGCCAGTTACATCATCACGCTGGGGCTCGAAATCGCAAGAATTTTTGTCCGAGCTCGCTCGCGCGCTATCTTCTCGCTGGGATTTGCCGTTCTAGGGCTCGTGACCCACACGCTGTACCTAGTTGGTGAACAACGCGGGCTAATTGAATCTGGCCCGATTTCTTCCTGGCATCAATGGTGCCTCATGGCGGCCTGGGTACTCGTGTCGCTATATGTTATTGCCGCGTTCGCTCAGCCTGGCACCTCTCTGGGCTTATTCCTGCTGCCGCTCGTCCTCTTGCTTGTTGGGGTGGCTTACTTGATGGATCAGGTCGCGCCGTTTGCGGCAGCGACTTCGTCGGAAACGTGGGGCGTGATTCATGGAACCGCTCTCTTGGCCGGAACAGTCGTAGTGATGCTTGGTTTCGTGACTGGGGTGATGTACCTGATCCAGTCGTATCGCCTCAAGCACAAGATGCTTTCCAACGAAGGATTCAAGCTGCCCAGCCTCGAATGGCTTGAGATCACCAACCGTCGTGCGCTGATCGTTTCGACCTGTTTACTCGCGGGTGGCTTGTTCGCGGGTATCTTGCTGAAGATTAACCACAACAGCTTCCCATGGACCGATCCCGTAATTTGGAGTTCCGCGATTCTCTTTCTGTGGTTGGTCGCGACGATGATCTTCGAGTTGGCTTACCGGCCAGCCCGACGCGGTCAGAAGGTCGCCTACCTAACGATGGCCAACTTCGTGTTCCTAGCATTCGTATTGGGCTTAGTGCTGTTCGGTCCATCGCAACATGCTCGTAATGGTTCGCCCGGTAAGCAAGCAAATCCAGTCACAGAGAGTTCGCCCGCTGACGTTCCTGCCGAAAGGAGCGACGCACAATGAAGCTCCACATGATTGGCTGTAGCCATCACAACGCGAACGTCGAAGTGCGCGAGCGTCTGGCTTTCACACCGGAACAGGCACGTCGCGCGATGCTTCTGCTGCGGGAAAACTTTCCCGACATGGAATCCGTCATCCTGTCGACTTGCAATCGAACCGAGCTGTACACTGCCTCGGTCGATGCCACGACCTTTCCTTCGCATCACGATATTGTCGACTTCCTCGCTCAGTTCCACCAACTGGAATCGGAAGCGATTTTTGACAACGTCCTGGAACGTACTGGCGAAGACGTCGTCCGGCATCTGTTCACCGTCGCGGCAAGTCTCGACAGCATGGTGGTCGGCGAAGCACAGATTCTTTCGCAGGTGAAACAAGCTTACGAGATGGCGACCGATGCCGACTGCGCTGGCACGCTCACCCACAGTATTTTTCAGGCCGCCATCCATGTGGCAAAACGAGTCCATAACGAAACCAACATCCATCAAAAGCGGGTCAGCATCCCCAGCGTGGCTGTCGGAGAGTTCGCTTCCAGTATTTTCGATCGCTTTGATGACAAGAAGGTACTGATCATTGGCGCTGGAGAAATGGGTGAGGAAACCCTCAACTATCTCCGCGATCTAGGGGTGCACGATTTCAGCGTGGTCAATCGCAACCTCGAACGGGCGGAGAAGCTGGCCGTTAAATTCGATGCGAAAGCGTACCCCTGGACCGAGCTAATTCCGCAGTTAGTACGCGCCGACGTAGTAATCAGCACGACCGGAGCATCAGAGCCGATCATCACCTACGACCAGTTCCAGGAAGTGGAATCAAAGCGATTCCAGAAGACGCTCTTCATCCTTGATCTGGCCATTCCCCGGGACTTCGATCCCAAGATCGGCAGCTGCGTGGGTGTTTATCTCTTCTCAATCGACGACCTCCAGAAAGCATGCGAGAAGAATCGCAAAGCCCGCGAACTGGAATGGCCCAAGGCAGAGAAGATCGTCGAGAAGGAAACCATGCGTTTCATGACCGACTTGCATCATCGTGCCACAGGCCCGACGATCAAGCGGTTGAAACAAGCTGCCGACGAGTTGAAGCAAGATGAACTTCGTCGGCTGCTGAACAAATTATCCGATCTCGATCCAAAGCTTCAAAACGAGATCGAACGCTCTTTTGATCGGCTGGTGAATAAGATTTTGCATCCACCGCTCGAATCGCTTCGTGATGACATGGAAAGCGCTGCCCCAGGCGGCTTGCTCGATGCGTTGAAAAGGCTGTTTCGTCTCTATGACTAGCGGTCTTGCCCCCGCTCACCGGAGGACGCTGGCGAGAGGGGACAAGATGCGAGCTAGTTCATCATCGCAACCGAAGAATCGTCTTTCGAGACAAAGAAGTCGGCGAATTCCGGGGCTTCTACGGCCGTTCCTTCCATATCGTATTCGTCGGAGATCAGGCTCCCGATGTAAGCTTGCAAAGTACGCGACGACGCCTCGTCGGCATGGTGGGTGGCGATTTCACTGGCGAAGTTCACCAGGTCGTAAACGCGGCACTTGGCAGGCAACACACGCAGTCGCTTCTCACTTAAGGCATTCAGATTGGTAAGACCGTACAGTTGATTCATCTGGCCCGTCAGCCGATGAAAGTCGGTCAGCACAGTTGGGCGATTGAACCCCTTAGATCGATCCGACTTGAATAATAGCTTGTAAAGCTTGTTGCATTCATTGAGCGAGGCCCAAGATGTTTGCGAACTGGCGAATCGTTGACGAAGCCCGGCATACCCTTCCCCATTGTCATAGCTTTCAAGAGCTCGCGAAATGCAGTGGCCGATGTCTTTGCCAAGGCTGATATCGCTGCGGAAAGCTCGGCTGTAGCCGATCGCTCCGTTGCTGCACAGCATTCGTAAGAATGAAAGGTAGATCTTCGGCTGACTGAAGCCATCAATCGGTGTTTCCATCACAAATCGATGCTTGAACTTGTCGCCACCGATTTCAAAATCACAGTCACCGCTGCGTGGTCGATGGGTGCTGGTGATGACTCCTTCGGTGTACTTGATATCCTTGCCGCCGTAATGTTCCAACAATCCCTGCACTTCTTCGTGCGTGATTACCGGTCGCTTCGGATTGCTGACCGACAACAATCGCGATCCCCTTGCGCCACCTCGCTCGAGGCAGAAGCGAACGGTATCGTTCGGCGCTTTCTCAGAGATCCGCTGAAAAACCTCGCTGTGGTCAAAGTAACGAAACACACTTTCAGAAAAACCAAAACGCATGAACATCGATTTCCAGAAACGACGCGTGGGTCGCATCGTTTCGCCATTGAGCGTTATCCCCGTGACCGTAACGCGACCGGACTTCTCGTCACGTTCGGCCTCGACACGAAAGTCACTGACGCGGGCATAACCGTATTCAAAATTCCATCGCATGATTCGAGCTCCAGGATTCGGTGGCAAACAATTCAGGCATCAAAGAAATGGGGGGAGAATGTTCGGCTGCATCATTCGACTAAAAGCGATTCCTCCTTTGTTCCCACATCGGGCGGGTGTCCTTTAGTGCCGCGACTAGCTTCGGTAGTCGGACTTGGGTGCCGGCGATCAGGCGTCTCGATCGCTGACTAATTTCTTCAATCTTTCGATTCATCTTCAGGCTATTCCACTGATCGCCTGCCCAGACGTACTGCTCGACCGCAGCGGCCGTTTTCAAAATGGGATGGGGCGTCGATTGACACTGCACCACCTGTTTAAACGGAATGTCCGCATGTCGCCGAAAGACGCGGCCGCACATCTGTATGGTGCAGGCCTTACTGGAAGGTCGGCAGAACACCGTCTTCAGATCGGGACAATCGAATCCCTCGGTAAGGATGTTCATGTTGATCAGCACTTGGATCTTTCCAGCAAGGAAATCGGCCAACTGTCGATCACGGTCACTCTTGGCGGTGACAATTTCGCTGCGAATACCTCGCAAGGCGAGCTGCTCCTGGCATTCAACACATTGATCGTGGCGATGGAAGAAGACGATTGCCTTCCCCCATCGCTCGGTATCCATCGCGTACGTTTCCGCGACGGCACCCGGGGTATATTCTGGAATCGTGTAGTGGTGGTACTGGCTGAGGTAACCATCTTGAATCAGCTGATGAATGCCTGCGTCACGGATCACATGATCAAAACAGAGCTTCACACGATCACCTCGAAACGGGGTCGCCGTTAACCCGAGGATGTATTGTGGGCGAATGTTGCAATGCAGATTTGCCATGCTCATCGCGGCATCGTGCTGTGCTTCGTCGACGATCAACATGTCGACCTTCGGAGGATCCTTGTCGAACATCGAGATCAACTCGAGCTTCACATCGAAGCCGCGGGCGATGTTTTCTTCTTGGGCTTGCTTGAGCAGATTTCGTCGCATAGCAACCCAGCCGACGGACAGTCCATAATGCTTCTGCATCCACTGGGCAATCGCCAGCCCCATGACCGTCTTGCCACTACCTGTGGGGCTTTCGATCAAGACCGAAGCACTCGACCCGGCAAGTTCATCGAACGGATCGGCGTGATGATTCAGTAACGCCTTGACTGCTTTGGTGGCGATACGTTGCTGATAAGGACGAGGCTGGGCATCGACACCCTCGAACAAGTCATCCAGCAAGTTCAGCTCAGCGAAAGCGGTATTCGACTCGGTTGCTTCTTCCATCCAGTCACACATTTGCAGGCCAGTTCCCAACGCCATGATCGACTACTCCCTATCTCGGCAAAGTGATTATTCGTGTCGTGTGCAGCCCGGCGGAAGACATTCCTAACCGCGACACACGTACTATCGATCAAGCCAATGACACGTTGGGTCACACGAATCTGGCAGGCGGAAAAGATTTTAAGAAACCGACCAGCAAGAGACGTAAGCCACTTCATAGACAGCAGTTGCGCCGTTCACGAAAACATCTGAAATTGCCCGGTCGGTTCAAAGGCATTTTCAAAATGGCGGACTTCCGGCGTCTTCGCCCCCTTGGGCCAGACTATTGAAATCACGTCGAATCGAGCCTGGCAGCTGCCAAGCAAATCGTGCTTCCGCATGTACCCGAGAGCTGCCCTGGTCAGCCGCTCTTGCTTGTCCCGATCGACCGCTTCGTCTGGGGCACCTTTTTCGTCGGCGGTGCGGGTCTTCACTTCCACGAATACGATAGTTCGCTCTTGGACGGCGATGATGTCGATTTCGCCAAGGCGTGATCGGTCTTGCCACGCGATAATGGTGTACGCCTTCTTCTTAAGATAGCGACAAGCGAAAGCCTCGCCTCGTTCCCCCAGGGACTTTGGTTTTCGCCAAGCACGGAGCCAGTCGCGCAGCCATTTCACGATGCGGCCTGTGCAATAGAAGGAAGCTGAGAAATGTCGGGATAGCCTGACAGCGTTCGGTAATGCTGTTCGAGTGCTTCCATTACGGCCAATACCTGGTCCTCGCGCCAAAACCTGCCAGCAACTTGAACACCAACCGGCAGTCCCACACTTCCGATTTCCATCTGTCGTGCTAATGCATAGGACGCGTCCGACTTGATCTCGCGATCGGTTTCTTCGTCCTTGCGGACACGCGTCGCTGGCACGGTGCCACAGGGGACACCAAGCAAATTCATCACCACGCTGTAACTTGAAGCGGGCAACATGTCGACCGCGCAGTTGGGTTTCAAGGCAGGCGTAGCGTGTGTGGGACAAAGAACGATATCAATGTTGGCTTTGTCCCAATCCTCGAACACTTGTCGAACTTGGCCAATTGCCTCCCAGGTAACATCCCACAAAGAACCAGCCGAACGCGGGCCGGACGCTTTGAAGATGGCGGCCATTTTATGTTTCCCCAGCGACGATAGAGCCATCTTGGCAATCAAAGGCCGCAGCCAACGAGGCAGCGCCGCCAAGCGAACTAGGCGTCCTACCTCGGGCTCAAGCTTGCTTCCCTTTAAGAGTCGGCGAAAGTCCACGCCGCCGTCGGCACTGGCGATGGCAAAGTACGATTTCAGCATCGCCAAAGTTGGTGGAGGATCGAGCTCGACGATGGTGGCTCCGCGAGCCTTAAGCCCTTCCGCACCTTCGACCATTGCCCGACGAACCGCAGGACAAGGCGGAAAGAAACCATCATCCGCGTAAACGCCGACTCGTAGCTTACCGATATCGACGGGCGTGGAGTCATCAAAACCGAGAGGCGGATCGTCGGCCCTGTCCCAGCTTTTCGAGCAGGAGTTGCGAGCAAGTACTTTCATGGCCAAACGCAAATCGGCAACTTGCCTGGCCATCGGTCCTGGCTGAAATTCGAGCCACGACATACCCCGCAAGTTGGCCGCCGTGCCGCCACGCGTCAGCCGCCGGGAAGTCGGCTTGAGCCCTGCGACTCCACAGAAATGCGCAGGCAACCGAATGCTTCCCCCTAAGTCGCTTCCCAAGCCAAGTGCCGTTCCCCCAGCCGCCAGAATCGCCGCTTCGCCGCCGCTACTTCCGCCAACACAGCGCGACAGGTTCCAAGGGTTTTGCGTCGTTCCGTACTTTGGATTGCGTGTTTCATGGATAATCATCAGCTGCGGAACATTGCTGATCCCGAGAATCACCCCCCCAGCGGCGCGCAAGCGAGCCGCAAGCGGTCCGTCGGCCGTGGCCACGTTGGGCGGCGTGGTCATCCCGAGGGTCATCTTTCCGCCGACGACATGGAAGCATTCTTTGATCGAAAGGGGCACACCCCGTAACAGTCCTCCCTCAGCGAAGTGAGGATCGTCGTCCAGACGCTTTGCCGATGCGATTGCTTCATCGAAGAATGACTGAACGATCGCGTTTATCGGCGGATTGACCGACTCGATCCGCTCGATGTGTGCGGCAATGACCTCGCTGGCCGAGACTTCGCGGCTTGCGATCAAATGGGCCAGTTGAGCGGCACCATGTTGCCAGAGCTTAGGAGATGTGCGTTGCATCGCCCGATTCTACCGAGAACGTGCGGCGTTGTCGCCAACTCCTTAGAATAAGGTTCGATCCCAACCATCCCTTGCGAGGTATCTGCTCCGATGGAGATTCTGACGACCCCCATTCCTGATCACCGGGCAGTCGAACTGCGGATTGTCGAGCAAGATGTTCCGTTCAGTTTTCAAGAAGTTGCCCAACGATGGCAGGAAGATGCCAAATTCTGCGAACAGTTCAACCAAGCCCTGTCAGACGCGCCGTTTGAATCGTATCGCTGGGAGTTGCCCGGTCTAACGCGCGAAAACTGGCAGGCACCTTTCATTAGTGTCGTCCAAGAAAGCCTGGAACTGCGTCGCCGCGCGAATCCGAGTTCGTTCGCCGAGCACTTTCCGAAAGCGGTGGATGAAGTGGTTGTGTTCGCGAACTTCGGTGGGAGTGCTCAGCTAATTGTGCCGACTCCGGTCTCCGTTCCGGAAGCGTACCCTCACTTAGCGGCGTTTACACGAGGCGCTCCACACTCACAAAGATTGCACCTATGGCGAGCCGTTGGCACCGCTTTCGTGGATCGCATCAGCACGAAAGCGGTTTGGTTAAGTACAGCCGGAGCAGGTGTCCCTTGGCTACACGTACGGCTCGACGACCGTCCGAAGTATTATTCGTACGCGCCGTATCGAAACGTGCTGTCGCCTCAGAACTGATCGTCGAACCAGCTAGGAACCGAACCCGTTTTCCATGCACTTCCCGACCCCGCTAAGGATCATGTCAACCGCTATGGTGCCGGTCAGCAGGGCCATGATTCGCCCGATCGTGTCGAGGTAACGCTCCATGATCGGTTCGTAACGCTTGCGAATTAGGTCGTGAATCCATTTCAAGAAGATGAGCGAAGCAACACAAACGACGACCGAGAAACCGATCGCACCCGCGGCTTCCGGAATGCTAACTCGCGATCCCGTAACGATCGCGGCACTAATCGTCCCTGGACCCAGCATGAAAGGCAACGCCGTCCCTTCAGCACCATGCGGGGCATCTCCTCGCAGACCGCGCAGGGCTGTACTGCCAACCATCACCAGGCGGATCGAGACCAACAAG includes these proteins:
- a CDS encoding DUF932 domain-containing protein; this translates as MRWNFEYGYARVSDFRVEAERDEKSGRVTVTGITLNGETMRPTRRFWKSMFMRFGFSESVFRYFDHSEVFQRISEKAPNDTVRFCLERGGARGSRLLSVSNPKRPVITHEEVQGLLEHYGGKDIKYTEGVITSTHRPRSGDCDFEIGGDKFKHRFVMETPIDGFSQPKIYLSFLRMLCSNGAIGYSRAFRSDISLGKDIGHCISRALESYDNGEGYAGLRQRFASSQTSWASLNECNKLYKLLFKSDRSKGFNRPTVLTDFHRLTGQMNQLYGLTNLNALSEKRLRVLPAKCRVYDLVNFASEIATHHADEASSRTLQAYIGSLISDEYDMEGTAVEAPEFADFFVSKDDSSVAMMN
- a CDS encoding DUF6940 family protein; protein product: MEILTTPIPDHRAVELRIVEQDVPFSFQEVAQRWQEDAKFCEQFNQALSDAPFESYRWELPGLTRENWQAPFISVVQESLELRRRANPSSFAEHFPKAVDEVVVFANFGGSAQLIVPTPVSVPEAYPHLAAFTRGAPHSQRLHLWRAVGTAFVDRISTKAVWLSTAGAGVPWLHVRLDDRPKYYSYAPYRNVLSPQN
- a CDS encoding MarC family protein encodes the protein MLSQDLVDSTILLLVLLNPFLLCIYLLDLIQGLDQQAFAKTMTRAGLMSAAVYLGFAIAGDRLFTYAFKVRYESFLIFGGIVFLLVSIRLVMVGSTALRGLRGDAPHGAEGTALPFMLGPGTISAAIVTGSRVSIPEAAGAIGFSVVVCVASLIFLKWIHDLIRKRYEPIMERYLDTIGRIMALLTGTIAVDMILSGVGKCMENGFGS
- a CDS encoding DEAD/DEAH box helicase, with product MALGTGLQMCDWMEEATESNTAFAELNLLDDLFEGVDAQPRPYQQRIATKAVKALLNHHADPFDELAGSSASVLIESPTGSGKTVMGLAIAQWMQKHYGLSVGWVAMRRNLLKQAQEENIARGFDVKLELISMFDKDPPKVDMLIVDEAQHDAAMSMANLHCNIRPQYILGLTATPFRGDRVKLCFDHVIRDAGIHQLIQDGYLSQYHHYTIPEYTPGAVAETYAMDTERWGKAIVFFHRHDQCVECQEQLALRGIRSEIVTAKSDRDRQLADFLAGKIQVLINMNILTEGFDCPDLKTVFCRPSSKACTIQMCGRVFRRHADIPFKQVVQCQSTPHPILKTAAAVEQYVWAGDQWNSLKMNRKIEEISQRSRRLIAGTQVRLPKLVAALKDTRPMWEQRRNRF
- the ccsA gene encoding cytochrome c biogenesis protein CcsA; protein product: MLSGITLLIIAASYIITLGLEIARIFVRARSRAIFSLGFAVLGLVTHTLYLVGEQRGLIESGPISSWHQWCLMAAWVLVSLYVIAAFAQPGTSLGLFLLPLVLLLVGVAYLMDQVAPFAAATSSETWGVIHGTALLAGTVVVMLGFVTGVMYLIQSYRLKHKMLSNEGFKLPSLEWLEITNRRALIVSTCLLAGGLFAGILLKINHNSFPWTDPVIWSSAILFLWLVATMIFELAYRPARRGQKVAYLTMANFVFLAFVLGLVLFGPSQHARNGSPGKQANPVTESSPADVPAERSDAQ
- a CDS encoding YraN family protein — encoded protein: MKWLRDWLRAWRKPKSLGERGEAFACRYLKKKAYTIIAWQDRSRLGEIDIIAVQERTIVFVEVKTRTADEKGAPDEAVDRDKQERLTRAALGYMRKHDLLGSCQARFDVISIVWPKGAKTPEVRHFENAFEPTGQFQMFS
- a CDS encoding amidase; this translates as MQRTSPKLWQHGAAQLAHLIASREVSASEVIAAHIERIESVNPPINAIVQSFFDEAIASAKRLDDDPHFAEGGLLRGVPLSIKECFHVVGGKMTLGMTTPPNVATADGPLAARLRAAGGVILGISNVPQLMIIHETRNPKYGTTQNPWNLSRCVGGSSGGEAAILAAGGTALGLGSDLGGSIRLPAHFCGVAGLKPTSRRLTRGGTAANLRGMSWLEFQPGPMARQVADLRLAMKVLARNSCSKSWDRADDPPLGFDDSTPVDIGKLRVGVYADDGFFPPCPAVRRAMVEGAEGLKARGATIVELDPPPTLAMLKSYFAIASADGGVDFRRLLKGSKLEPEVGRLVRLAALPRWLRPLIAKMALSSLGKHKMAAIFKASGPRSAGSLWDVTWEAIGQVRQVFEDWDKANIDIVLCPTHATPALKPNCAVDMLPASSYSVVMNLLGVPCGTVPATRVRKDEETDREIKSDASYALARQMEIGSVGLPVGVQVAGRFWREDQVLAVMEALEQHYRTLSGYPDISQLPSIAQAAS
- the hemA gene encoding glutamyl-tRNA reductase; amino-acid sequence: MKLHMIGCSHHNANVEVRERLAFTPEQARRAMLLLRENFPDMESVILSTCNRTELYTASVDATTFPSHHDIVDFLAQFHQLESEAIFDNVLERTGEDVVRHLFTVAASLDSMVVGEAQILSQVKQAYEMATDADCAGTLTHSIFQAAIHVAKRVHNETNIHQKRVSIPSVAVGEFASSIFDRFDDKKVLIIGAGEMGEETLNYLRDLGVHDFSVVNRNLERAEKLAVKFDAKAYPWTELIPQLVRADVVISTTGASEPIITYDQFQEVESKRFQKTLFILDLAIPRDFDPKIGSCVGVYLFSIDDLQKACEKNRKARELEWPKAEKIVEKETMRFMTDLHHRATGPTIKRLKQAADELKQDELRRLLNKLSDLDPKLQNEIERSFDRLVNKILHPPLESLRDDMESAAPGGLLDALKRLFRLYD